From the genome of Ahaetulla prasina isolate Xishuangbanna chromosome 15, ASM2864084v1, whole genome shotgun sequence, one region includes:
- the PHETA1 gene encoding sesquipedalian-1: MKLNEKSLSFYATCASPADHAGFLHKKGERNTAYHRRWFVLRGNMLFYFEERESREPVGVIILEGCTVELCQASEEFAFAIRFDGPKSRTYVLAAESQAALERWVKALSRASFDYLRLVVRELEKQLEEMQAAIPGAQLGLRRRLLYRKNKTAPNLELAALPQEKPSLPVCIPGKENGCALWNNSEALASLSPACREINSYSGAKSYDGGLKPPPLPPRRRSLPSSSGGTGGPSLDGPLSPSAVCFSQLHGWYGQEIVELQKAWLEGQRYKDSSL; encoded by the coding sequence ATGAAGCTCAACGAAAAGAGCCTCTCCTTCTACGCCACCTGCGCCTCTCCGGCCGACCACGCCGGCTTCCTGCACAAGAAGGGCGAGCGGAACACGGCCTACCACCGGCGCTGGTTCGTGCTGAGGGGGAACATGCTCTTCTACTTTGAGGAGCGGGAGAGCAGGGAGCCCGTGGGCGTCATCATTCTGGAGGGCTGCACGGTGGAGCTGTGCCAGGCCAGCGAGGAGTTCGCCTTCGCCATCCGATTCGACGGCCCCAAGTCCCGCACCTACGTGCTGGCGGCCGAGAGCCAGGCCGCCCTGGAGCGCTGGGTCAAGGCGCTCTCCAGAGCCAGCTTCGACTACCTGCGCCTGGTGGTGAGAGAGTTGGAGAAGCAGCTGGAGGAGATGCAGGCGGCCATCCCGGGTGCCCAGCTGGGGCTGAGACGGCGGCTCTTGTATCGGAAAAACAAAACGGCTCCCAATTTGGAACTGGCTGCCCTGCCGCAGGAGAAACCGTCCCTGCCCGTTTGCATCCCCGGGAAAGAGAACGGCTGTGCCTTATGGAATAACTCCGAAGCCTTGGCCAGCTTGTCTCCTGCCTGCAGAGAGATAAACTCTTACAGCGGGGCCAAAAGCTACGATGGGGGGCTCAAGCCGCCGCCGTTGCCCCCTCGGAGACGGTCCCTGCCGAGCAGCTCCGGTGGGACCGGCGGCCCGAGCTTAGACGGCCCCCTGTCTCCAAGCGCAGTGTGTTTTTCCCAGCTGCACGGCTGGTACGGCCAGGAGATTGTTGAGCTGCAGAAGGCCTGGCTGGAGGGTCAGAGGTATAAGGACAGCAGCCTTTGA